Proteins co-encoded in one uncultured Draconibacterium sp. genomic window:
- the xylA gene encoding xylose isomerase, with amino-acid sequence MSTKVYFPSVDKIKFEGKDSKNPMAFRYYNPEKVVYGKTMAEWFKFSMAWWHSLCADGGDPFGGGTINRDWNSADDAVQAAKEKMDAGFEFMSKMGIEYYCFHDIDLVDEGNSIEEYEANLKEIVAYAKQKQAETGIKLMWGTANVFSHARYMNGASTNPDFDTAARAMLQIKNSIDATIELGGKAYVFWGGREGYMSLLNTNMKREKQHLGTMLQMARDYGRSKGFTGTFLIEPKPMEPTKHQYDVDTETVMGFLKEYGLENDFKINIEVNHATLAGHTFEHELQCAVDNGMLGAIDANRGDVQNGWDTDQFPIDLYELTQAMIVFLKGGGTQGGGTNFDAKLRRNSTDLEDLFIAHISGMDVMARALETAAAILEDSPYEKMLSERYASFDEGKGKEFEEGKLTFEDVYEYAKANGEPKQISGKQELYEAIVNMHI; translated from the coding sequence ATGAGTACAAAAGTTTATTTCCCATCAGTGGATAAAATTAAATTTGAAGGAAAAGACAGTAAAAACCCAATGGCTTTCCGCTACTACAATCCTGAAAAAGTAGTTTATGGAAAAACAATGGCTGAATGGTTTAAGTTTTCAATGGCATGGTGGCACTCGTTGTGTGCCGATGGTGGTGATCCATTTGGTGGTGGTACAATCAATCGCGACTGGAACAGCGCCGACGATGCAGTTCAGGCAGCAAAAGAGAAAATGGATGCAGGTTTCGAGTTCATGTCGAAAATGGGTATCGAATACTATTGTTTCCACGATATTGATTTAGTAGACGAAGGAAACAGTATTGAAGAATACGAAGCAAACCTGAAAGAAATTGTTGCTTACGCAAAACAAAAGCAAGCTGAAACAGGAATTAAATTAATGTGGGGTACTGCAAATGTATTTTCTCATGCACGTTATATGAACGGTGCCAGCACCAATCCTGATTTTGATACTGCTGCCCGCGCGATGCTTCAAATTAAAAATTCAATTGACGCTACTATCGAATTAGGCGGTAAAGCATATGTATTCTGGGGAGGACGTGAAGGTTACATGTCGTTGTTGAACACAAACATGAAACGTGAAAAACAACACCTGGGAACTATGTTGCAAATGGCACGCGACTATGGCCGTTCAAAAGGTTTTACCGGAACATTCCTTATTGAGCCAAAACCAATGGAGCCAACAAAACATCAATACGATGTTGACACAGAAACAGTGATGGGTTTCCTTAAAGAATATGGTTTAGAGAACGATTTCAAAATCAATATTGAAGTAAACCACGCTACTTTGGCTGGTCACACATTCGAACACGAATTACAATGTGCTGTTGATAATGGCATGCTTGGAGCAATTGATGCTAACCGTGGCGATGTTCAGAACGGATGGGATACTGACCAATTCCCAATCGACCTTTACGAATTAACTCAAGCAATGATCGTTTTCCTAAAAGGTGGCGGTACTCAAGGTGGTGGTACTAACTTCGATGCAAAACTTCGTCGTAACTCAACCGATCTTGAAGATCTATTCATTGCACACATTAGCGGAATGGATGTTATGGCACGTGCACTGGAAACTGCTGCTGCTATTTTGGAAGATTCACCATATGAAAAAATGCTTTCAGAGCGCTACGCTTCATTTGACGAAGGTAAAGGTAAAGAGTTTGAAGAAGGAAAACTTACATTCGAAGATGTTTACGAATATGCAAAAGCAAATGGCGAACCAAAACAAATAAGTGGTAAGCAAGAATTGTACGAAGCAATTGTAAACATGCACATTTAA
- a CDS encoding FGGY family carbohydrate kinase, translated as MHLLGLDIGSSSVKVSLVEANSGNLVASSFYPKQEMKITAHKAGWAEQAPELWWENLKLALAEVLATANIDKESIESIGISYQMHGLVMVDKNQEVLRPSIIWCDSRAAAYGDKAFEEIGGQRCLTNLLNSPGNFTASKLKWVKENEPETFAKLDKIMLPGDYIAMKLTGETQTTISGLSEGIMWNFKENDLATMLFDNYGFSSDIIPEIIPTFSTSGQLSAKTAAELGLSTKTKVSYRAGDQPNNALSLNVLNPGEIATTAGTSGVVYGVSNEIKYDPQSRVNTFAHVNHTQEDPRLGVLLCINGTGILNAWLKRMVAEDLSYEAMNELASKVAIGSDGISILPFGNGAERVLQNKNIGSQFSGISFNTHDKGHLLRAAQEGIVFSFNYGMEIMKNIGINPSVIRAGKANMFLSPIFRDTLAGISGATIELYNTDGSVGAARGAGVGSGYYNSFNEAFGSLKKLETIEPDLKKKAEYEEAYGSWKNLLEKFI; from the coding sequence ATGCATTTATTAGGACTTGATATCGGAAGCTCTTCAGTTAAAGTTTCTCTGGTAGAAGCAAATAGCGGAAACCTGGTAGCCTCATCGTTTTATCCAAAACAGGAAATGAAAATTACCGCACACAAAGCTGGCTGGGCAGAACAAGCCCCTGAGCTTTGGTGGGAAAATCTGAAGTTAGCATTGGCTGAAGTACTCGCTACCGCCAATATTGACAAAGAAAGTATCGAGTCGATTGGTATTTCGTATCAAATGCATGGCTTGGTAATGGTGGACAAAAATCAGGAAGTTTTGCGCCCGTCGATTATTTGGTGCGACAGCCGTGCTGCTGCCTATGGCGACAAAGCTTTTGAGGAAATTGGTGGTCAGCGTTGTTTAACCAACCTGTTAAACTCGCCGGGAAACTTTACCGCATCGAAACTAAAATGGGTAAAAGAGAACGAGCCGGAGACTTTTGCGAAGCTTGATAAGATTATGCTTCCGGGTGACTATATAGCCATGAAACTTACCGGCGAGACGCAAACAACTATTAGTGGTCTTTCTGAGGGAATTATGTGGAATTTCAAAGAAAATGACCTGGCTACAATGTTGTTCGACAACTATGGTTTTTCGTCCGATATTATTCCTGAAATAATACCTACTTTCTCAACATCGGGCCAGCTTAGCGCTAAAACGGCTGCAGAATTGGGTCTGTCAACAAAAACAAAAGTAAGTTACCGCGCTGGCGACCAGCCTAACAACGCATTGTCGTTGAATGTGCTTAACCCTGGCGAAATTGCCACAACTGCCGGAACTTCGGGTGTGGTTTATGGTGTAAGCAACGAAATAAAATACGATCCGCAATCGCGGGTAAACACATTTGCACACGTTAATCATACGCAGGAAGATCCACGACTTGGAGTTTTACTATGCATCAACGGAACAGGTATTTTAAATGCCTGGTTGAAACGAATGGTAGCCGAAGATCTTTCGTATGAAGCGATGAATGAGCTGGCTTCAAAAGTGGCTATCGGTTCGGATGGCATCTCTATCCTACCCTTTGGAAACGGTGCAGAGCGTGTTCTTCAGAACAAAAACATCGGTTCCCAGTTTAGCGGTATAAGTTTCAATACTCACGATAAAGGACATTTGCTGCGTGCAGCTCAGGAAGGAATCGTTTTCTCGTTCAACTACGGAATGGAGATCATGAAAAATATTGGAATTAATCCGTCTGTTATTCGTGCAGGTAAAGCCAATATGTTCCTCAGCCCGATTTTCAGAGACACGCTTGCCGGAATTTCAGGAGCTACAATCGAACTATACAATACCGACGGATCGGTTGGAGCTGCAAGAGGTGCCGGAGTTGGATCAGGTTATTACAATTCGTTTAACGAAGCTTTTGGCAGCCTGAAAAAATTGGAAACCATTGAACCTGATTTAAAGAAAAAAGCAGAATACGAAGAAGCCTACGGCAGTTGGAAGAATTTATTGGAGAAATTCATCTAA
- a CDS encoding GntR family transcriptional regulator: MNIKLTIEKNSNILKFQQLVDAILDSISRNELKEGDMLPSVNQIMKDCKLSRDTVFKAYAELKKRGVVESVPNRGYFVTRKITKIFLFLDTFKAYKEVLYHSILNHLPKNISVDLHFHHYNIDLFDKIITESVGRYTKYIVMNFDHKKVKNIIDKIPEEQLLIIDWQIHGEGKSSVYQNFGEAVYNCLDKNLNAISKYKRFTLFYPDFTYHPHEIVDHFERFGKNHNLNHRVITTFEEFDLKEGDLYFLVSDRTLATFLDQCSEKGFEPGQEVGVISYNETPMKKYVKEGITVISTDFNQMGKKAAEFIVQGKPVNVEIPTTLKIRSSL, translated from the coding sequence ATGAATATAAAACTCACCATAGAAAAAAACTCTAATATTCTGAAATTCCAGCAATTAGTTGACGCTATTCTCGACTCGATCAGCCGAAACGAGTTAAAAGAAGGCGACATGCTACCTTCGGTAAATCAGATTATGAAGGATTGCAAACTATCAAGAGATACCGTTTTTAAAGCCTATGCCGAGCTTAAAAAACGAGGGGTGGTTGAATCGGTTCCCAACCGTGGCTATTTTGTTACCCGAAAAATTACCAAGATATTTTTGTTCCTCGATACGTTTAAGGCCTACAAAGAAGTGCTTTATCACTCTATTCTGAATCATTTGCCTAAAAACATAAGTGTCGATTTGCATTTTCATCATTACAATATCGACCTTTTCGATAAGATTATTACCGAAAGCGTGGGACGTTACACCAAATATATTGTAATGAATTTCGACCACAAAAAGGTGAAAAATATTATTGATAAAATTCCGGAAGAACAATTGCTTATTATCGACTGGCAAATTCATGGTGAAGGGAAATCGAGTGTTTATCAGAATTTTGGTGAAGCCGTTTACAATTGTCTCGATAAAAATTTAAATGCCATTTCGAAATACAAACGTTTTACGCTTTTTTATCCTGATTTTACTTATCACCCGCATGAGATTGTTGATCATTTCGAACGTTTTGGAAAGAATCATAATTTAAACCACAGAGTGATTACAACCTTCGAGGAATTTGACTTAAAGGAAGGAGACCTCTATTTTCTGGTAAGTGATCGAACACTGGCAACATTCCTCGATCAGTGCTCTGAAAAAGGATTTGAACCCGGACAAGAAGTTGGCGTGATATCGTACAACGAAACACCAATGAAAAAATACGTTAAGGAAGGCATAACGGTAATATCAACCGATTTTAACCAAATGGGGAAAAAAGCAGCCGAGTTTATAGTACAGGGCAAGCCTGTAAACGTTGAGATTCCAACAACGCTAAAAATCAGGTCGTCGCTATAA
- a CDS encoding nitroreductase family protein produces MIKELITRNRSYRRFDEAVKISSEQITKWIDLARLSASGRNAQPLKYAIVTKTEMCAKIFPFLGWAGYLTSWKGPAEGERPVAYVAIIKDCNIADNHHCDDGIAMQSILLGAVEDGFGGCMIGSVNKVKVAKLLGLDKNLELLYIVALGKPAEEVVIEEAKDGNVKYWRDENEVHHVPKRPIDEIVILQN; encoded by the coding sequence ATGATCAAGGAACTTATAACCCGTAATCGCAGTTACCGCCGGTTTGATGAGGCGGTAAAAATTTCTTCAGAACAAATTACCAAATGGATTGACCTGGCAAGGCTTTCGGCAAGTGGACGGAATGCGCAGCCGTTAAAATATGCCATTGTTACCAAAACCGAAATGTGTGCAAAAATTTTTCCCTTTCTGGGATGGGCCGGCTATTTAACCAGTTGGAAAGGACCGGCTGAAGGTGAGCGCCCTGTGGCGTATGTTGCAATTATTAAAGACTGTAATATTGCAGATAACCATCATTGCGACGATGGAATTGCCATGCAAAGTATTTTACTTGGAGCTGTCGAAGATGGTTTTGGCGGTTGTATGATTGGTTCGGTAAACAAAGTCAAAGTCGCAAAATTGCTGGGGCTCGACAAAAATCTGGAGTTACTATATATTGTTGCGCTGGGTAAACCTGCGGAAGAAGTTGTAATTGAAGAGGCCAAAGATGGAAATGTAAAATACTGGCGCGATGAAAACGAAGTACATCATGTGCCGAAGCGCCCGATTGATGAGATTGTAATTTTACAAAATTAG
- a CDS encoding proline dehydrogenase family protein: MLNKLIANILPYMPKKLVWVFSKRYIAGESLEEGLLASKLLNEKGVEVTVDILGEFITTLDEAEKNRDEYIEVIKRFTSEKIKGNFSIKPTMFGLLIDKEVCYNLLREVVQFAAGIDSFVRIDMEDSQCVDMELDIFRRLRKEFPKHVGLVLQAYLRRTESDLIALNDLNTANAPISFRLCKGIYVEPENVAFKEYDEVRQHFLTDLKYMFENKMYVGIATHDKFLVEESMKMIRKMNIAKDMYEFQMLYGVTPELRQLIVDNGHKMRVYVPFGDKWFNYSTRRLKENPKMAQHIIKALFIRG; encoded by the coding sequence ATGTTGAATAAGTTAATAGCTAATATACTGCCCTACATGCCCAAAAAGCTGGTTTGGGTATTCTCGAAGCGGTACATTGCAGGCGAATCGCTGGAAGAAGGTTTGCTTGCCTCAAAACTCCTGAATGAAAAAGGAGTTGAAGTTACGGTTGATATTTTAGGTGAATTTATTACAACGCTTGATGAAGCAGAAAAAAACCGTGACGAGTACATTGAAGTAATCAAGCGATTTACTTCGGAGAAAATAAAAGGCAACTTCTCGATAAAACCAACTATGTTTGGGTTACTTATTGATAAAGAAGTGTGCTACAACCTGCTACGTGAGGTTGTGCAGTTTGCTGCCGGAATAGACTCGTTCGTTCGTATTGACATGGAAGACTCGCAGTGTGTTGACATGGAGTTGGATATTTTTCGCCGCCTAAGAAAAGAATTCCCAAAACATGTCGGACTGGTGCTTCAGGCCTATTTACGCCGTACCGAAAGTGATTTGATAGCACTGAACGACCTGAACACCGCAAACGCCCCCATCAGTTTCCGGCTGTGTAAAGGGATTTACGTTGAACCCGAAAACGTTGCATTTAAAGAGTACGACGAAGTTCGTCAGCATTTCCTGACGGATCTGAAATACATGTTCGAAAATAAAATGTACGTGGGAATCGCCACTCACGATAAATTTCTGGTTGAGGAATCGATGAAGATGATCAGGAAAATGAATATCGCGAAAGATATGTACGAGTTTCAAATGCTGTACGGAGTAACACCCGAACTGCGCCAGCTAATCGTTGACAACGGACATAAAATGCGTGTGTATGTTCCGTTTGGAGATAAATGGTTTAACTATTCAACCAGAAGATTAAAAGAGAATCCCAAAATGGCTCAACATATAATTAAGGCACTTTTTATAAGGGGGTAA
- a CDS encoding OmpH family outer membrane protein: protein MKGTSLVVSAVLFVAVAVLYVLHFTGSSANEGTPIKAAAGTGGLKIAYIKADSVLLNYTLSQDLHDEFTKQQEAYTTEYGTKRQSFEKEAAAFQEKLQRGGFLTEQRAVQERDRLLGKEQEIQKLDQELSTKLAKIQQDNNNKILDNMMDYLERYNEKAGYDYILNGANVLIGPETTNITADVLKALNEEYDVAKTE from the coding sequence ATGAAAGGAACATCGTTAGTAGTTAGTGCAGTGCTTTTTGTTGCAGTTGCAGTTTTGTACGTTTTACATTTTACAGGTAGCAGCGCCAATGAAGGAACACCAATTAAAGCAGCGGCCGGAACAGGTGGTTTGAAAATTGCTTATATTAAAGCGGATTCGGTGCTTTTAAATTACACATTGTCGCAAGATTTGCACGATGAGTTTACTAAACAACAGGAAGCTTATACAACTGAATACGGAACTAAGCGTCAATCGTTTGAAAAGGAAGCAGCTGCTTTCCAGGAAAAACTTCAGCGTGGGGGCTTTTTAACAGAACAACGTGCCGTACAGGAGCGTGATCGTTTGTTGGGTAAAGAACAGGAAATTCAAAAACTGGATCAGGAATTGTCTACGAAATTGGCCAAAATTCAACAGGATAACAATAATAAAATTCTTGACAATATGATGGATTATCTGGAGCGTTACAACGAAAAAGCCGGTTACGATTACATCTTAAATGGCGCTAACGTTTTAATAGGGCCTGAGACAACTAATATTACTGCCGATGTTTTAAAGGCTTTGAATGAAGAATATGACGTTGCAAAAACAGAATAA
- a CDS encoding glycosyltransferase family 2 protein — translation MFADKYLEKNQHKILINELPEEAPGIIVVIPCLRETGLTETLNSLNACELPKCKIEVILLINQSEVADADTIRQNTQTKADADKWIAANPKNGIKFYAVGPISLKKKWSGAGLARKKGMDEAIRRFNLNDNKNGILVSLDADTLVAKNYLFEIEKHFTNHPNQVGGTVAFEHQKQQLDEKHRRGIELYELYLNYYKQALHYCGYPYSLFTIGSAFAVKAEAYVKRGGMNRRQAGEDFYFLQNLVQIGRVGEITSTKVYPSARLSNRVPFGTGPILQKWMKGEENLSLTYNFEAFKNLQQFFAQKDRLFKIQYNDYLEFVNHLTEPVKEFLEIDQFRVELDDLNNNCSRLETFQMRFFHKFNAFKILKFLNFAHEKYYQKADLLQQIKLLNREQKD, via the coding sequence ATGTTTGCCGATAAATACCTGGAAAAGAATCAGCACAAAATCCTCATTAACGAATTGCCGGAAGAAGCACCGGGAATAATTGTTGTTATTCCGTGTTTACGAGAAACGGGGTTGACGGAAACATTAAATTCGCTGAATGCGTGTGAATTGCCGAAATGTAAGATTGAAGTTATTCTGCTTATCAACCAATCGGAAGTGGCTGATGCCGACACTATTCGCCAAAACACACAAACAAAAGCTGACGCTGATAAATGGATTGCGGCGAACCCAAAAAACGGTATTAAGTTTTACGCTGTTGGTCCGATAAGCCTGAAAAAGAAATGGTCAGGAGCAGGTTTGGCACGCAAAAAGGGAATGGATGAAGCCATAAGAAGATTCAATCTTAACGATAACAAGAACGGAATTTTGGTGTCGTTGGATGCCGATACTTTGGTGGCAAAAAATTACCTGTTTGAAATTGAAAAGCATTTCACGAATCATCCGAATCAGGTTGGTGGAACAGTGGCTTTTGAGCATCAGAAACAACAGTTGGATGAAAAGCACCGGCGGGGGATTGAGTTGTACGAGTTGTATCTCAATTATTACAAACAGGCACTTCATTATTGTGGTTATCCATATTCGCTGTTCACCATTGGTTCCGCCTTTGCCGTAAAAGCTGAAGCCTACGTAAAACGTGGAGGAATGAACAGAAGGCAGGCAGGCGAAGATTTTTATTTTCTGCAAAATCTGGTACAGATTGGCCGGGTTGGAGAAATAACAAGCACAAAGGTTTATCCGTCGGCGCGATTGTCGAATAGGGTGCCTTTTGGTACCGGCCCCATTCTGCAAAAATGGATGAAAGGAGAGGAGAACCTGTCGTTGACTTATAACTTCGAAGCATTTAAAAATCTACAGCAGTTCTTCGCTCAGAAAGACCGCTTGTTTAAAATTCAGTATAACGACTATTTGGAGTTTGTGAACCACTTAACTGAGCCGGTAAAGGAATTTCTAGAAATTGATCAATTTAGAGTGGAACTTGATGATTTAAATAACAATTGTTCGCGTTTAGAAACCTTTCAGATGCGGTTCTTCCATAAATTCAATGCTTTTAAAATTCTGAAGTTTCTGAATTTTGCTCACGAAAAATATTATCAGAAAGCTGATTTATTGCAGCAGATAAAGTTGTTGAACCGGGAACAGAAGGATTAA
- a CDS encoding 4Fe-4S binding protein, whose product MAYKISDECIACGTCIDECPVDAIAEGDIYTIDAELCTDCGSCAEVCPVEAIAIEE is encoded by the coding sequence ATGGCATACAAAATTTCAGATGAATGTATCGCATGCGGTACTTGTATCGATGAGTGCCCGGTTGACGCTATTGCAGAAGGTGATATCTATACCATCGATGCAGAGCTTTGTACAGACTGTGGTTCATGCGCAGAAGTTTGTCCGGTTGAAGCAATTGCTATTGAAGAATAG
- a CDS encoding AbgT family transporter: MLKKVPHTYVIIFFLIIFCALLTWIIPGGEFERESVVVNGVERSVIQTGSFHKTDSQLQTWQVFSSFFDGFLSTSNIIALILLIGGSFWILNDSKSIDIGIHTFLKRLKRLERSKVLAFVGVHNIVLVSIMTIFSLFGAIFGMSEETIAFTIIFVPLAISMGYDSIVGVSLCFIAAAMGFAGAFLNPFTVGVAQGLSHIPLFSGLEYRILMWAVINFFGFAFILRYAAKIKKAPTTSVVYEDDAYWRSRNETTAVKIERIKPTAAWFALSIISVALIVFSITIPRSSITIGNNVFSVPAIPVATVLFIVMGALTLWRSVQYFILTLLTFTIVFLVIGVMGHGWYIKEIATIFFAMGVFAGMAANKSPNTITKLFLDGAKDILPAAMIVGLARGIVVILEDGQIIDTILFYVSNSMQNFGEVGTVGIMYLIQTMLNVFIPSGSGQAALTIPIMSQISDLIGISRQTTVVIFQLGDGFTNMLTPTSGVLIGVLGVARIPYEKWFKWAASFTLMLIIIGFLLILPTVFMDLNGF, encoded by the coding sequence ATGTTAAAGAAAGTTCCGCATACTTATGTCATCATATTTTTCCTGATTATTTTTTGTGCTTTGCTCACCTGGATCATCCCCGGAGGCGAATTTGAGCGCGAAAGTGTTGTTGTTAATGGGGTTGAACGCAGTGTGATACAAACCGGCTCGTTTCATAAAACCGACAGCCAGCTACAGACATGGCAGGTCTTCTCTTCTTTCTTTGATGGCTTTTTAAGCACCTCTAATATTATTGCTCTTATTTTACTCATCGGAGGTTCGTTCTGGATTCTTAACGACAGCAAATCAATCGACATTGGTATTCATACTTTTCTGAAACGCTTAAAACGGCTTGAACGATCGAAAGTGCTCGCATTTGTGGGTGTGCACAATATCGTACTCGTTTCTATAATGACCATCTTCAGCTTGTTTGGAGCAATCTTTGGCATGAGCGAAGAAACCATTGCCTTTACCATCATTTTTGTTCCGCTGGCCATTTCAATGGGCTACGACTCGATTGTTGGTGTTTCGCTGTGTTTTATCGCGGCAGCAATGGGTTTTGCAGGCGCTTTTTTAAATCCGTTTACCGTTGGTGTAGCTCAGGGACTTTCTCATATCCCGTTGTTTTCAGGGTTGGAATACCGAATTTTGATGTGGGCAGTGATCAACTTTTTTGGGTTTGCGTTTATTCTGCGTTATGCCGCCAAAATAAAGAAAGCCCCTACCACATCAGTTGTTTACGAAGACGATGCATATTGGCGGTCGCGCAATGAAACCACAGCCGTAAAAATTGAAAGGATAAAACCTACTGCAGCCTGGTTTGCTTTGTCCATTATTTCTGTTGCACTCATCGTTTTCTCCATAACCATCCCGCGAAGTTCAATAACCATTGGCAACAATGTATTTTCTGTTCCGGCCATTCCGGTAGCTACAGTGCTTTTTATTGTTATGGGGGCTTTAACCCTATGGCGTTCGGTACAATATTTCATTTTAACCCTGCTCACTTTTACCATTGTTTTTCTTGTAATTGGAGTAATGGGACATGGCTGGTATATTAAAGAAATTGCTACCATCTTTTTTGCTATGGGAGTTTTTGCCGGCATGGCCGCCAATAAATCGCCCAATACAATTACCAAACTTTTTTTAGATGGCGCCAAAGACATTCTTCCGGCTGCCATGATAGTAGGTTTAGCCCGTGGAATAGTGGTTATTCTTGAAGACGGACAAATCATCGATACCATTCTGTTTTATGTTTCGAACTCGATGCAAAACTTTGGAGAAGTTGGAACAGTAGGAATTATGTACCTGATACAAACGATGCTAAATGTGTTTATTCCGTCCGGATCGGGACAGGCTGCGTTAACAATTCCAATTATGTCGCAGATATCGGATTTGATTGGAATTTCGCGACAAACAACTGTTGTAATATTTCAACTGGGCGATGGATTCACCAATATGCTTACGCCTACAAGTGGCGTGTTAATTGGCGTTTTGGGTGTTGCACGCATCCCTTACGAAAAGTGGTTTAAGTGGGCTGCTTCGTTTACTCTTATGCTTATAATAATTGGCTTTTTATTGATCTTACCAACTGTTTTTATGGATTTGAATGGATTTTAG
- a CDS encoding class I SAM-dependent methyltransferase: MSNENKSIHEFDLSLICEYFSHFERQGPGSAEITTKALSFIEGLGKKAKIADLGCGTGGQTMVLAQHTPGQITGLDLFPTFIDLFNKNAHELKLEARVKGIVGSMDQLPFQPEELDLIWSEGAIYNIGFEQGLREWKNFLKPGGYVAVSEASWFTEERPQEIHDFWMDAYPGIDTVPNKVKQMQQIGYVPVASFILPVNCWTNFYTMHPKAQKVFREKHEGNKAAEDFIANQRHEEKLYNKYKDFYGYAFYIGKKIE; encoded by the coding sequence ATGAGTAATGAAAATAAATCAATACACGAATTCGATTTAAGTTTAATCTGCGAATATTTCTCACACTTCGAACGACAGGGACCGGGAAGTGCTGAAATTACAACTAAAGCACTGAGTTTTATTGAAGGGCTTGGCAAAAAGGCAAAGATTGCTGATCTGGGCTGTGGTACCGGAGGTCAAACTATGGTTTTGGCTCAACATACGCCAGGTCAAATCACAGGACTCGATCTCTTCCCCACTTTCATCGACCTTTTTAATAAGAATGCGCATGAATTAAAACTGGAGGCGCGCGTAAAAGGTATTGTTGGCTCGATGGACCAACTGCCCTTTCAGCCTGAGGAACTGGATTTAATCTGGTCGGAAGGAGCCATTTACAACATCGGTTTTGAACAAGGGCTGCGAGAATGGAAGAATTTCCTAAAACCGGGAGGATACGTTGCAGTAAGCGAGGCATCTTGGTTTACAGAAGAACGTCCACAGGAAATTCATGATTTCTGGATGGACGCCTATCCCGGAATTGATACTGTTCCAAATAAAGTTAAACAAATGCAACAAATAGGATACGTACCTGTAGCATCGTTTATTTTGCCGGTAAACTGCTGGACCAATTTTTATACCATGCACCCCAAAGCACAAAAAGTCTTTCGTGAAAAACATGAGGGCAATAAAGCTGCTGAAGATTTTATTGCCAACCAAAGACATGAAGAGAAACTGTATAACAAATACAAAGATTTTTATGGCTATGCGTTTTATATCGGGAAGAAAATTGAGTAG
- a CDS encoding N(5)-(carboxyethyl)ornithine synthase: MKNQTLGVIGTSRKQDEKRLPIHPDHLSRLPENIRKQLIFEKGYGAPFNIDDDFFRAQTGGVATRHELLADLGSVIIAKPVLADLQEIREGGFIWGYPHCAQQEDITQAAIDRKLTLIAFEDMFVWSPAGQIGRHTFYKNNEMAGYCAVIHALQLRGIDGHYGNQRKVIIFSFGAVSRGAIYALKSHGFRDITICIQRPDHEVREEILDVHYVRIRDGKDGEARMVTIEHDGTVRPLADLIKESEIIINGTYQDTDNPVDFVTEDEKDTLMAGTLIIDVSCDEGMGFYFARPTTFKDPILKIDNIDYYAVDHTPSYLWESASRSISAALIVYLPTILGGSKRWQKDTTIEKSINIQNGVVKKASVLTFQNRKLEYPHEFIKARS, from the coding sequence ATGAAAAATCAAACTTTAGGAGTGATTGGAACTTCAAGAAAACAAGATGAGAAACGTCTGCCGATTCATCCGGATCATCTGTCGCGTTTACCAGAGAATATCAGGAAACAATTAATCTTTGAAAAAGGTTATGGTGCTCCTTTTAATATCGATGATGATTTTTTTAGAGCACAAACAGGAGGTGTTGCAACGCGTCATGAACTATTAGCTGATTTGGGTTCTGTAATTATTGCCAAACCTGTATTAGCTGATTTACAGGAAATACGTGAAGGAGGATTTATTTGGGGATATCCGCATTGCGCACAACAGGAAGATATTACACAAGCAGCGATAGACCGGAAACTTACACTAATTGCCTTTGAAGATATGTTTGTGTGGTCTCCGGCTGGGCAAATTGGCCGACATACTTTTTACAAAAATAATGAAATGGCCGGCTATTGTGCCGTTATTCATGCTCTACAATTACGGGGTATCGATGGTCATTATGGCAATCAGCGTAAAGTAATAATATTTAGTTTCGGAGCTGTTAGTCGTGGCGCTATTTATGCACTTAAATCTCATGGTTTCAGAGACATTACTATTTGTATTCAAAGGCCTGATCATGAAGTTCGCGAAGAAATCTTAGATGTTCATTATGTACGTATCCGTGATGGGAAAGATGGCGAAGCTCGCATGGTGACGATAGAACACGATGGTACAGTCAGGCCGCTGGCCGATTTAATCAAAGAATCTGAAATCATTATTAATGGCACCTACCAGGATACGGATAATCCTGTTGATTTTGTTACAGAAGATGAAAAAGATACCTTAATGGCAGGAACATTAATTATTGATGTTAGTTGTGATGAAGGTATGGGGTTTTATTTTGCCCGGCCAACCACCTTCAAAGATCCAATTCTGAAGATTGACAACATTGACTATTATGCTGTTGATCACACGCCAAGCTACCTTTGGGAAAGTGCTTCGAGGTCTATTTCTGCTGCATTAATTGTTTATCTGCCAACAATTTTGGGAGGAAGTAAAAGGTGGCAAAAAGATACGACCATCGAAAAGTCCATAAATATTCAAAACGGAGTGGTAAAAAAAGCATCTGTCTTAACTTTTCAGAATCGTAAGTTGGAATATCCTCATGAATTTATAAAAGCTAGAAGTTAG